From Pseudoalteromonas rubra, one genomic window encodes:
- a CDS encoding CinA family protein — translation MELHTEIASLAAQLGAILTNNELTITTAESCTGGGISYALTDTPGSSAYIERCFVTYSNEAKSQLLGVTPNTLAEFGAVSQQTVQEMVQGAANAARADVAIAVSGIAGPGGGSLEKPVGTVWFGFYLQDKVLCEVCHFTGNRAEVRVQAIEFAIKRIISLLNG, via the coding sequence ATGGAGCTTCATACTGAGATAGCCAGCCTGGCGGCACAATTGGGGGCTATTCTAACCAATAACGAGCTGACAATCACTACCGCAGAATCATGTACTGGGGGTGGGATCAGCTATGCGCTGACCGATACGCCCGGGTCATCGGCGTATATTGAACGTTGCTTTGTCACATATAGCAATGAGGCAAAATCCCAATTGCTGGGGGTGACGCCAAACACACTGGCTGAGTTTGGTGCGGTTAGCCAGCAAACGGTCCAGGAAATGGTGCAAGGGGCGGCGAATGCTGCCCGGGCCGACGTTGCCATTGCAGTATCTGGTATTGCCGGACCTGGTGGCGGATCATTAGAGAAACCGGTTGGTACTGTGTGGTTTGGCTTCTATTTACAGGATAAAGTACTGTGTGAAGTCTGTCACTTTACTGGGAATAGAGCTGAAGTTAGAGTTCAAGCTATTGAATTTGCAATAAAAAGAATAATTTCTCTACTAAATGGTTAA